One region of Eleutherodactylus coqui strain aEleCoq1 chromosome 5, aEleCoq1.hap1, whole genome shotgun sequence genomic DNA includes:
- the LOC136628457 gene encoding thioredoxin-2-like, whose amino-acid sequence MEQMNDKSAIERVLREAGGRPVVLACLSYRCKHCRNLMPFLEEKCQAMPDVIFKKMDVNASQDLAYEFGVTSVPICFLYLNGVLCYQVMGDNKALLMDNITELRNRN is encoded by the exons ATGGAACAGATGAATGATAAG tctGCAATTGAAAGAGTTTTGAGAGAAGCTGGAGGAAGACCGGTCGTGCTTGCTTGTCTATCTTATAGATGTAAACATTGCAGAAATCTAATGCCCTTTCTTGAA GAAAAATGTCAAGCGATGCCGGACGTCATCTTCAAGAAAATGGATGTTAATGCTTCACAG GACCTGGCCTATGAATTTGGGGTCACTAGTGTGCCGATTTGTTTCCTGTACTTGAATGGGGTTTTG TGCTACCAAGTAATGGGGGACAACAAAGCCCTACTGATGGATAACATCACAGAGCTGAGAAACAGGAACTGA